A region from the Flavobacteriales bacterium genome encodes:
- a CDS encoding tetratricopeptide repeat protein: protein MKKILLLILILCPFFAMAQPSNDQQLAVQYFQAGEYDKAVLYYEKLYNKNQADFYYNYYVKCLIELKQYKDAEKIIRKQQRKNPGNLKYYVDLGELYKVQDDPAKAKKEFDNAIKDLTAETQQVQNLANAFRDKGELDYALAAYEKGDRLTGGVLKYRMQKAELYNMKGLTEQMVEEYLSLIDDNPNNITNVENQLSFAVNFEDPENPRIEVLRVALLKRIQKHPDNSSYTELLIWFFQQKGDLASAFNQIKAIDKRQKKDGYELLDFGRLCKSNEDYDLAAKCFDYIITEKGKSSPYYLEAKIEMVDVLSRKVLDRRIYDQNDLLTLEKLYNETLLELGKSSSTVGLIRGLAKVKAYHLHDSQAAITLLYEALNLPGISLMTEAEIKLEMADVLLMQGNIWDASLYYSQVEKAFKHEPIGHEAKLRNAKISFYTGDFSWAQAQLDVLKASTSKLISNDAMQLSLLITDNLGMDSLPDAMKLYAEADLLVYQNRFDEALKKLDTLNGKFPWHGLADESRFLRYRMFMQQRDYEHAAEELQFIIDNFSQDILGDDALFRMAELEQYYFNQPEKAAELYKKLMFDHPGSLYVVEARKRFRTLRGEKIN from the coding sequence GTATTTTCAGGCCGGCGAATACGATAAGGCAGTACTTTATTACGAAAAACTGTACAATAAAAATCAGGCCGATTTCTACTACAATTACTACGTAAAATGCCTGATTGAATTAAAGCAATACAAGGACGCCGAAAAAATAATCCGTAAACAACAACGGAAAAATCCGGGGAATCTGAAGTATTATGTCGACCTCGGGGAATTGTATAAAGTGCAGGATGATCCGGCAAAAGCAAAAAAGGAATTCGATAACGCCATAAAAGATTTAACAGCCGAAACACAACAGGTGCAAAATCTCGCTAACGCTTTTCGCGATAAAGGAGAATTGGATTATGCATTGGCGGCTTATGAAAAAGGAGATCGCCTTACAGGTGGAGTGCTTAAATACAGAATGCAAAAAGCGGAACTCTACAACATGAAAGGATTAACCGAACAAATGGTAGAGGAGTATTTATCACTGATTGATGATAATCCGAACAATATTACCAATGTAGAAAACCAGCTTTCATTTGCCGTTAATTTCGAAGATCCCGAAAATCCCCGCATCGAAGTATTGCGTGTCGCTTTATTAAAACGAATTCAAAAACATCCGGATAATTCATCTTACACCGAATTGCTTATTTGGTTTTTTCAGCAAAAGGGAGATTTAGCTTCTGCATTTAATCAGATTAAGGCGATTGATAAACGACAAAAAAAGGATGGTTACGAATTGCTGGATTTTGGCCGGCTTTGTAAATCAAATGAAGATTATGATTTGGCTGCGAAATGCTTCGATTATATCATCACCGAAAAAGGGAAGTCGAGTCCCTATTACCTCGAAGCAAAAATTGAAATGGTGGATGTACTTTCCAGAAAAGTGCTGGACCGCAGAATTTACGATCAAAACGATTTGCTTACACTTGAGAAATTGTACAATGAAACCTTACTTGAACTGGGAAAAAGTTCTTCTACTGTGGGATTAATCCGTGGTCTGGCTAAAGTGAAAGCCTATCACTTGCACGATAGTCAGGCTGCAATTACCTTATTATACGAAGCACTTAATCTCCCGGGAATTTCATTAATGACGGAGGCCGAGATTAAATTAGAAATGGCAGATGTTTTACTGATGCAGGGAAATATTTGGGATGCATCATTGTATTATTCGCAAGTGGAGAAAGCATTTAAGCATGAGCCAATCGGGCATGAAGCCAAATTGCGCAATGCAAAAATTTCGTTTTATACCGGAGATTTTTCCTGGGCACAGGCACAGTTGGATGTATTGAAAGCATCGACCTCTAAACTTATTTCCAACGACGCCATGCAATTGTCGCTGTTGATTACCGATAATCTGGGAATGGATTCCTTGCCCGATGCTATGAAGCTTTATGCAGAAGCAGATTTGCTGGTTTATCAGAATCGTTTTGATGAAGCTTTAAAAAAACTGGATACGCTCAACGGAAAATTTCCGTGGCATGGACTAGCCGATGAATCGCGTTTTCTTCGTTACAGAATGTTTATGCAGCAACGCGATTACGAACATGCTGCTGAAGAATTACAATTTATTATCGATAATTTTTCGCAGGATATATTAGGGGATGATGCCCTTTTCCGAATGGCGGAACTGGAGCAGTATTATTTTAATCAACCCGAAAAAGCGGCCGAGTTGTATAAAAAACTCATGTTCGACCATCCGGGAAGTCTCTATGTAGTAGAAGCCCGAAAACGATTCCGTACACTTCGCGGAGAAAAAATTAATTAA
- a CDS encoding DUF4286 family protein — MILYNVTVNIDHDVEQEWLKWMKEVHIPDVLRTGMFIENKICKILAESEGGTSYSVQYLCKDMPTFQQYEETFAPALRAEHTEKYKGKFVAFRTLLEVVHHDKN, encoded by the coding sequence ATGATACTTTACAATGTAACCGTAAACATCGATCACGATGTGGAGCAGGAATGGTTGAAGTGGATGAAAGAAGTTCATATTCCGGATGTATTGCGTACCGGGATGTTTATAGAAAATAAAATTTGTAAGATTTTGGCAGAATCGGAAGGGGGGACGTCTTATTCTGTTCAGTATTTGTGTAAGGACATGCCTACTTTTCAGCAGTACGAAGAAACGTTTGCTCCTGCTTTACGTGCCGAGCACACAGAAAAATACAAAGGTAAATTCGTCGCCTTTCGCACTTTATTAGAAGTGGTGCATCACGATAAAAACTAA